A stretch of DNA from Candidatus Palauibacter polyketidifaciens:
GGACGGGACCGTCGGAATCGCGCTCGACGAGACGGTGCGGGGCGAGGACCTGGAAGACCTGTTCGCGGTCTTCGGGGGCGAAGGGGAACGGGAACTCGGCGCCGGAGACGTTGCCGCGGACATTCCGGAGCCCGTCTATCCTGCGGAACTCGCGCGCGCCTCGAGCTACCTCGAGCACCCGGTCTTCAACCGGTACCATTCCGAGACCGAGATGCTGCGGTACATCCATCGGCTCGAAACCCGGGACCTGTCGCTGAACACGAGCATGATCCCGCTCGGATCCTGCACGATGAAGCTCAACGCGACATCCGAGATGATCCCCGTCACCTGGCCGGAGTTCGGGGCTCTGCACCCGTTCGCCCCCGTGGACCAGGCCGAGGGGTATGGACGCCTGTTCGACGATCTGGAGCGGTGGCTCTGCGAGATGAGCGGGCTGCCCGCCTGCTCGCTGCAGCCGAACTCGGGGGCACAGGGCGAGTACACCGGCCTGCTCGTCATCGCGGCCCGACACGAGGACCGGGGCGAGGGAGCCCGGGACGTGTGCCTCATCCCGTCGTCGGCGCACGGGACGAATCCCGCGAGCGCGGTGATGGCCGGGATGAAGGTCGTCGTGGTCCGCTGCGACGAGAATGGGAACATCGACGTCGACGACCTGCGCGCGAAGGCGGAGAAACACTCCGACCGGCTCGCGGCGACGATGATCACGTATCCGTCCACCCACGGGGTGTTCGAGTCGGCGATCCGGGAGGTGACGGACATCGTCCACGAGCACGGCGGACTCGTGTACCTCGATGGCGCCAACCTCAACGCCCAGGTCGGCCTCTGCCGGCCCGGCGATTACGGCGCCGACGTCATCCACATCAACCTCCACAAGACGTTCGCCATTCCGCACGGCGGCGGGGGGCCGGGGATGGGTCCGATCTGCGTGACGGACGAACTCGCGCCGTACCTGCCGGGACACCCGCTCGTCGATGTGGGCGGCGAAGCCGCGATCCCGCCGGTCTCCGCGGCGCCGTGGGGGAGCGCTTCGATTCTGCTCATCTCGTGGGCCTACGTCGCCATGCTCGGCCGGGACGGCGTGCGAGCGGCGACCGAGGCGGCCGTTCTCAACGCGAACTACATGGCGAGTCGTCTGAGCGAGCACTTCGATGTCCTCTACCGCGGCGAGCACGGGCGGGTCGCGCACGAGTTCATCCTCGACCTGCGTCCGCTGCGGCGGGGGACGGGAGTGACGGATGAGGATGTCGCGAAGCGACTCATGGACTACGGATTCCACGCGCCCACGATGTCCTTCCCGGTCGCGGGGACGATCATGATCGAGCCCACGGAGAGCGAGTCGAAGCGGGAACTGGACCGGCTCGTCGACGCTCTGGTCTCGATCCGCGAGGAGATTCGGAGGATCGCGGAGGGGACGCTGGATGCGAAGGACAACCCGCTGAAGAACGCACCCCACACCGCGGAGATGGTGACGGCCGATGCATGGGACCACGCCTACACGCGGCGGGAAGCCGCCTGGCCGGCGCCTTCGACCCGGGAGTGGAAGTTCTGGCCGCCCGTGCGTCGCGTGAACAACGCGTACGGGGACCGGAACCTCGTCTGCGCGTGTCCGCCGATCGAGAGCTACGAAACCGAGACCGCTGGCTCAGGCCAGGCAGGCGCATAGACCCGGAGGGAAGCGGATGGCACGACTCATCTTTCACGGCCAGAGCTGCTACGAGATCGAGACCGCGGACGGAACGCGGATCCTCATCGACCCGTTTCTGACCGGGAACCCCGTGGCCGATGTGGGACCGGAGCACTTCACCGACCGCCTCGACTATCTCCTCCTCACGCACGGGCACGGCGACCACATCGCGGATGCCTGGGACATCCTCGAGGCGACGAACGCGCAGCTCATCGCCACGTATGAAATCGTGTCCTACGCCGGGGAGGTGCAGGGGCACGCGAACGCCCACCCCATGCACATCGGCGGCGCCCACGAGTTCCCGTTCGGGCGCGTCAAGCTCACCGTGGCCCTCCACGGCGGGAAGATCGACGCGCCGGGCGCGGAGGCGTACACGACGACGCCCGCCGGCATCCTCCTCACCGTGGACGGCACCCGCGTCTACCACGCCGGCGATACGGGGCTCACGCGCGACATGGAACTGCTGAACGGGGAAGTGGATGTGGCGCTGGTGCCGATCGGCGACAACTTCACGATGGGCCCGGAGGACGCCGCGCGCGCGATAGGGATGATCGAACCCCGCATCGCCGTTCCGAACCACTACGGCACGTGGGAGTTGATCGACGTCGATCCGGCCCGCTTCGTGGACGCCGTCGGCGACACGGCCGAGGTCGTGATCCTCGAGCCCGGAGAGGCTCTGGAGTTGTGACCGCGCGGCGCGCGCGTGCCCGGCCCCGGGGATCGCCATGCATCGTACTCCCCTACGCCGTGGCGGACGGCGCCCGCAACATGGCCGTGGACGAGGCGATGCTCGAACTCGCCGCGGGGGGTTCGACGCTGCTCCGGTTTTATGGCTGGGAGCCCTGGTGCCTGTCGCTCGGGCGGCATCAGGAGGCTCCGGACCGGCTGCTAGGGCGCTCACCGGATGAACTCCGCCCCGGCGTCGACGCCATCCGGCGGCCGACGGGCGGTCGATCCGTCTTTCACGGGCCGGAGATTACGTACGCCTTCGCCTGTCCCGCGCGGGCGTGGGGCGGGCCCCGGGCCGTCCTGCGAACCGTGCACCGCGCATTGGCCGAGGGGCTGCGCGCCCTGGGAGTCCCGCTCGACGCGGTTCGGGACGACGATGCGGAGGCGAGTTTTGCGGAGGCCGCCCGCATCTCCGCCGCGAGCTGCTTTCGCGATCCGGCCCCTGGAGAACTCACCGCGCACGGTCGCAAGCTCGTGGGCAGCGCCCAGTGCCGTCGCCGCGGAGGCGTGCTTCAGCACGGGTCCATCCTCCTGGAGGACAGACAGCGCCTCGGCGACCTGGATGGAGGCGACGTCGGGCCGGAGGAGAGCGCCGCAGCGGGGGTCTCCGGGAAGGGACCCGCGATCGGCCTGAACGAGTTGCTCGACCCGGTGCCAGACCGTCGCCTCATCGTCGAGCGTCTCGCCGACAGCGTGGCCCGCGCGTTCGGAGCGCCCGCCCCGGCCGCGACGAAGGCTCCCGCGGGGATCGCGACCTCCGCGGCTCTGACCCGCCTTGCCGCCGGCTACGAGCGCATCCACCGCGCCGGTGCCTGGCTCTGGCTCCGGGAACGGCCTCTCCCGCCGCTTGACGGTCCCGCAGACCGCTTCTAGCTTGGTTCCGCTCGTGCTCAAGCGCATCCGCGCCGGACGTTGCGAGTCAGTCAATCGATCCACCTTACGGGGAGGCCCACCTTGATCGCGTCCACACTCTGGTTGCAGGAGACACTGACGCTGGGCGAAGGACAGACGCTCAACCTCGCGGAGATCTGGGAGGCCGGGGGGTGGATGATGTGGCCGCTCGGCGCCGCGCTGGCCATCGGGATCCTCATCATCCTCTGGAAGCTCGTCGACCTCCAGTTGAAGGGCGGCAAGAACAAGAACGTCCTCCGGGAAGCCGACGAACAGATCGCCGCCGGCCACCTCGATGAGGCGCTCGAACTCTGCACCGAGTCCGGCGCTCCGGCGGGGAACGTCCTCAGCGC
This window harbors:
- the gcvP gene encoding aminomethyl-transferring glycine dehydrogenase, which codes for MEPFGEFAGRHIGLAPSDVEPMLEVVGAKSLSELVEETVPEPIRLGRDLDLPEAITERRLLDHAAELARSNRPFRSYLGLGYHGTLTPGVILRNILENPGWYTQYTPYQAEISQGRLEALLNFQTMVIDLTGLPIANASLLDEGTAAAEAMLMLWGSRGSDDRNVFLVSEACHPQTVAVVRGRARPLGIQVRLFQHGDIAAHDPDDAFGALLQYPTTEGAVVDYRGLCDALHEHGAGVVVAADLLALALLVPPGEFGADIAVGNSQRFGVPMGYGGPHAAYLAATDAFKRKLPGRIIGVSVDADGNPALRMALQTREQHIRREKATSNICTAQVLLAIMAGMYAVYHGPEGIRAIATRVRKLTWTLARGLERLGHTIVHEQFFDTLQVIPSGFTSAEILARARERGINLRDFEDGTVGIALDETVRGEDLEDLFAVFGGEGERELGAGDVAADIPEPVYPAELARASSYLEHPVFNRYHSETEMLRYIHRLETRDLSLNTSMIPLGSCTMKLNATSEMIPVTWPEFGALHPFAPVDQAEGYGRLFDDLERWLCEMSGLPACSLQPNSGAQGEYTGLLVIAARHEDRGEGARDVCLIPSSAHGTNPASAVMAGMKVVVVRCDENGNIDVDDLRAKAEKHSDRLAATMITYPSTHGVFESAIREVTDIVHEHGGLVYLDGANLNAQVGLCRPGDYGADVIHINLHKTFAIPHGGGGPGMGPICVTDELAPYLPGHPLVDVGGEAAIPPVSAAPWGSASILLISWAYVAMLGRDGVRAATEAAVLNANYMASRLSEHFDVLYRGEHGRVAHEFILDLRPLRRGTGVTDEDVAKRLMDYGFHAPTMSFPVAGTIMIEPTESESKRELDRLVDALVSIREEIRRIAEGTLDAKDNPLKNAPHTAEMVTADAWDHAYTRREAAWPAPSTREWKFWPPVRRVNNAYGDRNLVCACPPIESYETETAGSGQAGA
- a CDS encoding metal-dependent hydrolase is translated as MARLIFHGQSCYEIETADGTRILIDPFLTGNPVADVGPEHFTDRLDYLLLTHGHGDHIADAWDILEATNAQLIATYEIVSYAGEVQGHANAHPMHIGGAHEFPFGRVKLTVALHGGKIDAPGAEAYTTTPAGILLTVDGTRVYHAGDTGLTRDMELLNGEVDVALVPIGDNFTMGPEDAARAIGMIEPRIAVPNHYGTWELIDVDPARFVDAVGDTAEVVILEPGEALEL